The following proteins are co-located in the Halarcobacter sp. genome:
- the glmS gene encoding glutamine--fructose-6-phosphate transaminase (isomerizing), translating into MCGIVGYIGKKDTTKFLLDGLKELEYRGYDSTGMALLNNNKIDVFKALGKLTNLVNKISNASLDEYPIGIGHTRWATHGKPTELNAHPHLGEYSYVVHNGIIENYKEIKEELQAQGVKFVSQTDTEVIVHLFESFYNKSNDSKKAFENTIEKLKGAFSILLISKADPEKIFFFKNGSPLIIAKGNDEGEVMFASSDAPLIGLAQDVVYLEDGVGGIASASNIEFLSDNYTWSTLPTSKQFAQKDGFRFFMEKEIYEQSNVVSDCMLGRIQDEGIYFDEINPSLIEGIKEIKLCACGTSHHAGLTSSYLFERLSKIKCNVEVASEFRYKEPLLTKDTLFIVISQSGETADTLEALKMAKNAGLKSLVICNVDNSSMTRLADYTILTRAGIEKGVASTKAFSTQTVVLWMLSLYFAKINGSISNEKLQSELKALREVPKTLIVEDKIHEKCRRLSKRYLHGHGFFFIGRDVFFPLALEGALKLKEISYLHAEGYPAGEMKHGPIALADPELFTIALMPQNLLYDKIKSNVEELSARDSTICAISPLDFDLSDDFIKTQETEHYMLEFFEMLVVLQLLSMEISIRLGNDVDMPRNLAKSVTVE; encoded by the coding sequence ATGTGCGGTATTGTAGGGTACATAGGTAAAAAAGATACAACAAAATTTTTATTAGACGGTTTAAAAGAATTAGAATATAGAGGTTATGACTCAACTGGAATGGCTTTATTAAACAATAATAAAATTGATGTTTTTAAAGCATTAGGAAAATTAACTAATCTAGTAAATAAAATTAGTAATGCTTCTTTAGATGAATACCCAATAGGCATTGGTCATACAAGGTGGGCAACCCATGGAAAACCTACTGAATTAAATGCACATCCACACTTAGGTGAATACTCTTATGTTGTTCACAATGGAATAATTGAAAACTATAAAGAGATAAAAGAAGAGTTACAAGCTCAAGGAGTAAAGTTTGTTTCTCAAACTGATACAGAAGTAATTGTACATCTTTTTGAAAGTTTTTATAATAAATCAAATGATTCAAAAAAAGCATTTGAAAATACAATAGAAAAGCTAAAAGGTGCATTTTCAATCCTTTTAATCTCAAAAGCAGACCCAGAAAAAATATTTTTCTTTAAAAATGGAAGTCCTTTGATAATTGCAAAAGGTAATGATGAAGGTGAAGTTATGTTTGCATCTTCAGATGCACCTTTAATTGGTCTTGCACAAGATGTAGTTTATTTAGAAGATGGAGTGGGAGGAATTGCCTCTGCTTCAAACATAGAGTTTTTAAGTGATAATTATACTTGGAGTACCCTTCCTACATCAAAACAATTTGCTCAAAAAGATGGTTTTAGATTCTTTATGGAAAAAGAGATTTATGAGCAAAGTAATGTAGTAAGTGATTGTATGCTTGGAAGAATACAAGATGAAGGAATATATTTTGATGAAATTAATCCAAGCTTAATTGAAGGAATTAAAGAGATAAAATTATGTGCATGTGGTACATCGCACCATGCAGGTCTAACATCTTCATATCTTTTTGAAAGACTTTCAAAAATAAAATGTAATGTAGAAGTAGCAAGTGAGTTTAGATACAAAGAGCCTCTACTTACGAAAGATACATTATTTATAGTTATTTCTCAAAGTGGAGAAACAGCTGATACTTTAGAGGCTTTAAAGATGGCAAAGAATGCTGGACTTAAATCTTTAGTTATTTGTAATGTTGATAATTCATCTATGACAAGACTTGCTGATTATACTATTTTAACAAGGGCAGGAATAGAAAAAGGTGTAGCTTCAACTAAGGCATTTTCAACTCAAACAGTAGTTTTATGGATGTTATCTCTTTATTTTGCTAAAATAAACGGTTCAATTTCAAATGAGAAGTTACAAAGTGAATTAAAAGCCTTAAGAGAGGTTCCTAAAACATTAATTGTTGAAGATAAAATTCACGAAAAATGTAGAAGACTATCGAAAAGATATCTTCATGGTCATGGTTTTTTCTTTATAGGACGTGATGTCTTTTTCCCATTAGCATTAGAAGGTGCTTTAAAATTAAAAGAAATTTCATATTTGCACGCAGAAGGATATCCTGCAGGTGAAATGAAACATGGTCCAATCGCATTGGCAGATCCTGAGTTATTTACAATTGCTTTGATGCCACAAAATTTATTATATGATAAAATAAAATCAAATGTTGAAGAGTTAAGTGCAAGAGATAGTACTATTTGTGCCATATCTCCTCTTGATTTTGATCTTAGTGATGATTTTATTAAAACTCAAGAAACAGAGCATTATATGTTAGAGTTTTTTGAGATGTTAGTTGTATTGCAACTTCTATCAATGGAGATTTCAATACGATTAGGGAATGATGTTGACATGCCAAGGAATTTGGCAAAGTCCGTTACTGTTGAATAA
- the metK gene encoding methionine adenosyltransferase yields MENKNQYLFTSEVVSPGHPDKCADIIADSIVDRLIIEDSESRVASEVFVAGKHVVIGGEVKSKCQLSQKEYEEIVKDALAKIGYDGKSSFTKEQCLHPDDVEVQVLLNQQSPDISQGVDQTTGDIGAGDQGIMFGFASSETADLMPAAITYARMLADKVYNYALNHKHKLGVDIKTQVTIDYGTKENFENCKPQKIHTIVVSAPSVEGMPIEEVRELIQGLIDDTGLPPEMYKKDETIIHINPTGRYVNHSSLHDSGLTGRKLIVDSFGGYAPIGGGAQSSKDYTKVDRSGLYAARWIAKNIVAAGLANKAVVQISYAIGVARPTSVAVDTMGTYTKIDDDKLSQFVMDEYPLTPRWITEQFNLDKPSEETFLYADVAARGQVGQSDYPWEKLDQVEKFKSLV; encoded by the coding sequence ATGGAAAACAAAAATCAATACTTATTTACAAGTGAAGTTGTAAGTCCGGGGCACCCAGATAAGTGTGCAGATATTATTGCTGATTCAATCGTTGATAGATTGATAATAGAAGATAGCGAGAGTAGAGTTGCTTCGGAAGTTTTTGTTGCTGGAAAGCATGTTGTAATTGGTGGAGAAGTTAAATCTAAATGCCAATTATCACAAAAAGAGTATGAAGAAATTGTAAAAGATGCTCTTGCAAAAATTGGTTATGATGGTAAATCTAGTTTTACAAAAGAACAATGTTTACATCCTGATGATGTAGAAGTACAGGTGCTTTTAAACCAACAAAGCCCAGATATCTCACAAGGTGTTGATCAAACAACTGGAGATATAGGTGCTGGAGATCAAGGTATTATGTTTGGTTTTGCTTCAAGCGAAACAGCTGATTTAATGCCAGCTGCTATTACTTATGCTAGAATGTTGGCTGATAAAGTTTATAATTATGCATTAAACCATAAACATAAACTTGGTGTTGATATTAAAACTCAAGTTACTATTGATTATGGTACAAAAGAGAATTTTGAGAATTGCAAACCTCAAAAAATTCATACAATTGTTGTTAGTGCACCTTCTGTTGAAGGTATGCCAATTGAAGAGGTAAGAGAGTTAATTCAAGGACTTATTGATGACACAGGTTTACCACCAGAGATGTATAAAAAGGATGAAACAATTATTCATATTAATCCAACGGGAAGATATGTAAATCACTCATCTTTACATGATAGTGGATTAACAGGAAGAAAACTGATAGTTGATTCATTTGGAGGTTATGCACCAATTGGTGGTGGAGCACAATCAAGTAAAGATTATACAAAAGTTGATAGATCTGGACTTTATGCTGCAAGATGGATTGCAAAAAATATTGTTGCAGCTGGACTTGCAAATAAGGCAGTTGTACAAATATCTTATGCAATTGGTGTTGCTAGACCAACTTCTGTTGCCGTTGATACAATGGGTACATATACAAAAATTGATGATGACAAGTTATCACAATTTGTAATGGATGAATATCCGTTAACTCCAAGATGGATTACTGAGCAGTTCAACCTTGATAAACCTTCTGAAGAAACATTCCTTTATGCGGATGTTGCTGCAAGAGGACAAGTTGGACAAAGTGATTATCCTTGGGAAAAACTTGATCAAGTAGAAAAATTTAAAAGCTTAGTTTAG
- a CDS encoding inositol monophosphatase family protein, with the protein MKDKLKEIILEAGKILRDGYFSKKDVNFKAKKDLVTKYDVAVENFLKEKFSDEFKDFNLIAEESNNENIEFNNSIIIDPIDGTTNFVNQVPHTAISVGVYKDKKPYIGIVYNPILDELYEAQINCGAFLNGEKIEVSKEKVFQKALISTGFPYSSGTNQDDLLDVIEKIKNILPKCQDIRRLGSAALDLCYIAKGTYEGYYEMNLKAWDVSAGIIILLEAGGQVSNLYLQDYKLFEDKYIVASNGLIHSHLISNLVMK; encoded by the coding sequence ATGAAAGATAAATTAAAAGAGATTATATTAGAAGCAGGAAAGATATTAAGAGATGGATATTTTTCTAAAAAAGATGTAAATTTTAAAGCAAAAAAAGATTTAGTTACAAAATATGATGTTGCAGTTGAAAATTTTTTAAAAGAGAAGTTTTCAGATGAGTTTAAAGATTTTAACTTAATTGCTGAAGAATCAAATAATGAAAATATTGAGTTTAATAATTCTATTATCATAGACCCAATAGATGGAACAACAAATTTTGTAAATCAAGTTCCCCATACTGCAATATCTGTAGGAGTTTATAAAGATAAAAAACCTTATATAGGTATAGTATATAATCCTATTTTGGATGAACTTTATGAAGCACAGATTAATTGTGGTGCTTTTTTAAATGGAGAGAAAATTGAAGTTTCTAAAGAGAAGGTTTTTCAAAAGGCATTAATATCAACTGGTTTTCCATATAGTAGTGGTACAAATCAAGATGATCTATTAGATGTTATAGAAAAGATTAAAAATATTTTGCCAAAGTGTCAAGATATTAGAAGATTAGGTTCTGCAGCTTTAGATTTATGTTATATAGCAAAAGGTACATACGAAGGTTATTATGAAATGAATCTAAAAGCATGGGATGTAAGTGCAGGAATAATAATCTTATTGGAAGCTGGTGGACAAGTATCAAATTTATATCTGCAAGATTATAAATTATTTGAAGACAAATATATAGTTGCTTCAAATGGTCTTATTCACTCACATTTAATATCTAATTTAGTTATGAAGTAA
- a CDS encoding YkgJ family cysteine cluster protein, producing MFTLTTNKQLYFGNCSNCEANCCNGKNGIIFSQIILEDFKKVYERFPIVFIFGNLNYIKPVILLTNGKDYCPYLKDYKCTIYENRPTVCRLYPLSPNLDNQIYFDLNCPEIAYKKNNNNLIFKNNKLSENFHNDIFETYQDKYVKTHLEFEKLEKKDFKKIKTINNLDFFQYIGKVDSKFFKYHQDSLKNLDNLK from the coding sequence TTGTTCACTTTAACAACCAATAAACAACTATATTTTGGAAATTGTAGTAATTGTGAAGCTAACTGCTGTAATGGTAAAAATGGAATAATATTCTCACAAATAATTTTAGAAGATTTTAAAAAAGTTTATGAAAGATTCCCCATAGTTTTTATATTTGGTAACCTAAATTATATCAAACCAGTTATTTTACTTACTAATGGAAAAGATTATTGCCCCTACTTAAAAGATTATAAGTGTACAATTTATGAAAACAGACCTACAGTTTGTAGACTATATCCCCTAAGTCCAAATCTAGATAATCAAATCTATTTTGATTTAAACTGCCCAGAAATTGCCTATAAAAAAAATAACAATAATTTAATATTTAAAAATAATAAGTTAAGTGAGAATTTTCATAATGATATTTTTGAAACATATCAAGATAAATATGTTAAAACCCATTTAGAATTTGAAAAACTAGAAAAAAAAGATTTTAAAAAAATTAAAACAATTAATAATTTAGATTTTTTTCAATATATAGGAAAAGTAGATTCAAAATTTTTCAAATATCATCAAGATTCCTTGAAAAATTTAGATAATTTAAAATAA
- the accD gene encoding acetyl-CoA carboxylase, carboxyltransferase subunit beta, with the protein MDLKNLFSKITFDSGNKEQPTKNDAPTHWIKCPECSALMFFKEVENQNNICPKCNFHMRIGAKRRIEILADSDSFVEYDSDLKPIDPLKFVDKKSYKKRVDEAYKKTGRNSAVVSGECTINEVPVQIVVFDFAFMGGSLGSVEGEKIVRAVDRAIQNHQGLIIVSASGGARMQESTFSLMQMAKTSAALKKMDKLKLPFISVLTDPTMGGVSASFAFLGDIIMAEPGALVGFAGQRVIKQTIGADLPEGFQRAEFLLEKGSIDMVVNRSEMKKTLSDLLTMFQKDTNAS; encoded by the coding sequence ATGGATTTAAAAAACTTATTTAGCAAGATTACATTTGATAGCGGTAATAAAGAACAACCTACAAAAAATGATGCACCTACACACTGGATTAAGTGTCCAGAGTGTTCTGCATTAATGTTCTTTAAAGAGGTTGAAAACCAAAACAATATTTGTCCAAAATGTAATTTTCATATGAGAATTGGTGCAAAAAGAAGAATTGAAATTTTAGCAGACAGCGATTCTTTTGTTGAATATGATTCTGATTTAAAACCTATAGATCCGTTAAAATTTGTAGATAAAAAATCGTATAAAAAAAGAGTTGACGAAGCTTATAAAAAAACAGGAAGAAACTCTGCTGTTGTTAGTGGAGAGTGTACAATAAATGAAGTGCCTGTTCAAATTGTAGTTTTTGACTTTGCTTTTATGGGTGGAAGTTTAGGTTCTGTTGAGGGTGAAAAAATAGTTAGAGCTGTTGATAGAGCAATTCAAAATCATCAAGGTCTGATTATTGTTTCAGCTTCAGGTGGTGCTAGAATGCAAGAATCAACATTTTCTTTAATGCAGATGGCAAAAACATCAGCAGCACTTAAAAAAATGGATAAATTAAAACTTCCTTTTATCTCTGTCTTAACTGACCCAACAATGGGTGGTGTTTCTGCTTCATTTGCATTTTTAGGTGATATTATTATGGCTGAACCAGGAGCATTAGTAGGGTTTGCTGGTCAAAGAGTTATTAAGCAAACTATTGGTGCTGATCTACCTGAAGGTTTCCAAAGAGCAGAATTTTTACTTGAAAAAGGTTCAATTGATATGGTTGTAAATAGAAGTGAAATGAAAAAAACTCTTTCTGATTTATTAACAATGTTCCAAAAAGATACTAACGCTAGTTAA
- a CDS encoding tRNA-dihydrouridine synthase yields MKNKIDFSQPLMVLAPLAGYTDLPFRSVVKKFGADITISEMISSNALVYKSEKTRKMIEKAPSEDPYIVQIAGNKPELVRDAVEILNDIDGIDGIDLNCGCPAPKVFNHGSGSNLLGDLKKLEEILLTVKKYNKKQYTTAKVRIGVNEKIPVEIAKVVEACGVDYIAVHGRTRAGKYKAPVDYDAIRMMKEAVSIPVIANGDIKDYDKAKEVLNYTNADGVMIGRAAIGKPWIFYQLKNGIENISEDKKREIILEHFDAVLKFHGQHGAVMFRKLLHSYSKGYKGAAEFRDIINRISDAEVMRDMIENFF; encoded by the coding sequence ATGAAAAATAAAATAGATTTTAGCCAGCCACTTATGGTGCTGGCTCCACTTGCCGGATATACTGATTTACCATTTCGTTCTGTTGTTAAAAAATTTGGTGCAGATATTACTATCTCTGAGATGATATCTTCAAATGCTTTAGTTTATAAGTCAGAAAAAACTAGAAAAATGATTGAAAAAGCTCCAAGTGAAGACCCTTATATTGTCCAAATAGCAGGAAATAAACCTGAACTTGTAAGGGATGCTGTTGAGATTTTAAATGATATTGATGGTATTGATGGAATCGATTTAAATTGTGGTTGTCCTGCACCAAAAGTATTTAATCATGGATCAGGTTCAAATCTTTTAGGGGATTTAAAAAAACTTGAAGAGATTTTATTAACAGTAAAAAAATACAATAAAAAACAATATACAACTGCAAAAGTTAGAATTGGAGTAAATGAAAAAATACCAGTAGAAATTGCAAAAGTTGTAGAAGCTTGTGGAGTTGACTATATTGCAGTTCATGGAAGAACAAGAGCTGGAAAATATAAAGCGCCAGTTGATTATGATGCAATTAGGATGATGAAAGAAGCTGTTTCTATTCCAGTTATTGCAAATGGTGATATCAAAGATTATGATAAGGCAAAAGAGGTATTAAATTATACAAATGCAGATGGAGTAATGATTGGTCGTGCTGCAATTGGGAAACCTTGGATTTTTTATCAACTTAAAAATGGAATTGAAAATATCAGCGAAGATAAAAAAAGAGAAATTATTTTAGAACATTTTGATGCAGTACTAAAGTTTCATGGTCAACATGGTGCTGTAATGTTTAGAAAACTTTTACATTCTTACTCTAAAGGGTATAAAGGTGCAGCTGAATTTAGAGATATTATAAATCGAATATCTGACGCAGAAGTTATGCGAGATATGATAGAAAACTTTTTTTAA
- a CDS encoding 50S ribosomal protein L11 methyltransferase, with amino-acid sequence MSDYYYELIIKPSGNYEVFLDLLNSLVNDAIEESDDSIIARSEEDLSDIEYGINEFSKAVGIECETILSKKKNIDWIKQYQDSVKAVEVGKFYVRPSWDLEKEDKINIIIDPALSFGSGHHETTSSCLEAISEFVKKDDEVLDVGTGSGILAIGASKLGAIVDICDTDEVCIKDTKTNYNLNNVIFNNSWVGSVNKAEKKYDIVIANIVADVLVFIASDLKKCLKDDGILIISGILDKHIDKVLRKFQDVKQLKVIHKNEWITVVLKK; translated from the coding sequence TTGTCAGACTACTATTACGAATTAATAATTAAACCTTCAGGAAATTACGAAGTTTTTCTTGATCTTTTAAATTCATTAGTTAATGATGCTATTGAAGAGAGTGATGATTCAATCATTGCTAGAAGTGAAGAAGACTTAAGTGATATAGAATATGGAATAAACGAGTTTTCCAAGGCCGTTGGTATTGAGTGTGAAACAATATTATCAAAAAAGAAAAATATTGATTGGATAAAACAATATCAAGACTCAGTAAAAGCTGTAGAGGTTGGAAAATTTTATGTTAGACCCTCTTGGGATTTGGAAAAAGAGGATAAAATTAATATAATAATTGATCCTGCTTTGTCATTTGGTTCAGGGCATCATGAAACTACTTCTAGTTGTTTAGAAGCTATAAGTGAGTTTGTTAAAAAAGATGATGAAGTACTAGATGTTGGTACAGGAAGTGGTATTTTAGCAATTGGTGCATCAAAACTTGGTGCAATAGTAGATATTTGTGATACAGATGAAGTTTGTATAAAAGATACAAAAACAAATTATAATTTAAATAATGTTATATTTAACAACTCTTGGGTGGGAAGTGTTAATAAAGCTGAAAAAAAATATGATATAGTTATAGCAAATATTGTAGCTGATGTATTAGTCTTTATAGCTTCTGATTTGAAGAAGTGCTTAAAAGATGATGGTATATTAATAATATCAGGGATATTGGATAAACATATTGATAAGGTTTTAAGAAAATTTCAAGATGTGAAACAGTTAAAAGTGATTCATAAGAATGAATGGATAACTGTAGTATTAAAAAAATAA
- the dksA gene encoding RNA polymerase-binding protein DksA, giving the protein MANTKQIEELKNILLERKDKITKNIQGSRDSIDSLKDSECKDDYDYAEVSSDSFKEGIIANQQITELKEIEDALKRIEKGTYGICEMCDESIAIGRLRAKPFAKFCTPCREIYEVEQ; this is encoded by the coding sequence ATGGCTAACACTAAACAGATAGAAGAATTAAAAAATATCTTGCTTGAGAGAAAAGATAAAATTACTAAAAACATTCAAGGTAGTAGAGATAGTATAGATTCTTTAAAAGATTCTGAGTGCAAAGATGATTATGATTATGCAGAAGTTTCTAGTGATTCTTTCAAAGAGGGGATAATTGCTAATCAACAAATTACAGAACTTAAAGAGATCGAAGATGCTCTTAAAAGAATAGAAAAAGGTACATATGGTATTTGTGAAATGTGCGATGAATCAATTGCTATTGGAAGATTAAGAGCAAAACCATTTGCAAAATTTTGTACACCTTGTAGAGAGATTTACGAAGTAGAACAATAA
- a CDS encoding 23S rRNA (pseudouridine(1915)-N(3))-methyltransferase RlmH: MAKINIYAVVKPSKDEFDKLSNDFIKMCSKFAKVEVHSIFNKNIAKAQSIGEKEAQKSYTEAFEPHMKGYCIALDVLGKKIDSFKFSEIITTHSEINFFIGGAYGFERSFLDKCELSISLSSLTMAHKVVTLVLLEQIFRGLAIKNNHPYHK, encoded by the coding sequence ATGGCAAAAATTAATATTTATGCAGTAGTAAAACCATCAAAAGATGAGTTTGACAAATTATCAAATGATTTTATAAAAATGTGTTCAAAGTTTGCAAAAGTTGAAGTTCATTCTATATTTAATAAAAATATAGCTAAAGCTCAGTCAATAGGTGAAAAAGAAGCGCAAAAATCTTATACAGAAGCATTTGAACCTCATATGAAGGGGTATTGTATTGCCTTAGATGTGTTAGGTAAAAAAATTGATAGTTTTAAATTTTCAGAAATAATTACAACTCATAGTGAAATAAATTTTTTTATAGGTGGAGCTTATGGTTTTGAAAGAAGTTTTTTAGATAAATGCGAGCTTTCAATAAGCCTTAGTTCATTAACTATGGCTCATAAAGTAGTAACACTTGTATTACTTGAACAAATATTTAGAGGTTTGGCGATAAAAAATAACCATCCGTATCATAAATAA